A genome region from Leifsonia sp. Root112D2 includes the following:
- a CDS encoding alpha/beta fold hydrolase translates to MSNFQFTLHSGRRIGITAMGEPAASRVLVLCHPAPGSSHFDPDPIASMHRDEHIIAIDRPGYGSSDPLPAGQWPSVAGAADDIAEYLRSSENSAHAIDAHQLDSVGVAGWSAGGRVALALAARHPDIVDRVAVIGTPAPHEEVSWIAPEFVELSAHLATLSAQDAVEQLSETFSTRMSAQMPSEDPEKPVPLVGLGATDADAGVLEMPGARDRLEVMVRDAFRQGPIGVVTDILAYAAQPWGFDLSDVASKVLLLYGEADESVPPRHGEWYAGHLADAQVETVPNAGHLLIVPMWARVLSHLAAGSTWTSMP, encoded by the coding sequence ATGTCCAACTTTCAGTTCACGCTGCATTCCGGACGAAGGATCGGCATCACGGCGATGGGGGAGCCGGCGGCCTCCCGGGTTCTGGTGTTGTGTCATCCGGCGCCCGGTTCGTCGCATTTCGACCCCGACCCGATTGCGTCCATGCACCGCGATGAGCACATTATTGCCATCGACAGGCCGGGCTATGGATCATCGGATCCCCTGCCCGCGGGCCAGTGGCCGAGCGTTGCGGGGGCTGCCGACGACATCGCCGAATACCTGCGTTCCTCGGAGAACTCTGCGCATGCCATCGACGCGCACCAACTCGACAGCGTGGGGGTCGCGGGCTGGTCGGCCGGCGGCCGGGTGGCGCTCGCGCTGGCCGCGCGGCATCCGGATATCGTCGACCGCGTCGCCGTCATCGGCACGCCGGCGCCCCACGAGGAGGTGTCGTGGATCGCGCCCGAGTTCGTCGAGCTGAGCGCGCATCTGGCCACGCTGTCTGCGCAGGATGCCGTCGAGCAACTCAGCGAGACGTTCAGCACCCGGATGTCGGCGCAGATGCCGTCGGAGGATCCCGAGAAGCCGGTGCCACTCGTCGGACTCGGGGCGACGGATGCCGACGCTGGCGTACTCGAGATGCCCGGCGCTCGGGATCGGCTCGAGGTGATGGTGCGCGACGCGTTCCGGCAGGGCCCGATCGGTGTCGTGACGGATATTCTTGCGTACGCCGCCCAGCCGTGGGGCTTCGATCTGAGCGACGTGGCGTCGAAGGTGCTGCTGCTTTACGGGGAGGCCGATGAGAGCGTTCCGCCTCGCCACGGCGAGTGGTACGCGGGGCATCTGGCCGATGCGCAGGTGGAGACGGTGCCGAATGCCGGGCACCTGCTCATTGTGCCGATGTGGGCGCGGGTGCTCTCTCATCTGGCGGCCGGATCGACATGGACGTCGATGCCCTGA
- a CDS encoding SGNH/GDSL hydrolase family protein, translating into MGTNRGVLGTVVALAGTVVVGAAGALGIRAAQERMRRNSAILNETLPVNSKWWRDYAKQEGSLLYVAIGDSAAQGIGASTPAHSYVGLIAERMRELTGQSLRVVNLSVSGATTALAVADQLPKFRKLKPDLVTVAIGANDIVEFDAALFEANIREVFATLPKHAIVADLPCFYLPWNERKVAVANRIVREVAAEHGLEVVPLHETTRRRGLRGILTEFAIDLFHPNDGGYRVWASAFLPAVTASVVRRKGVRASTSMSIRPPDERAPAPTSAQ; encoded by the coding sequence GTGGGCACCAATAGGGGAGTACTCGGCACGGTCGTCGCGCTGGCCGGCACCGTCGTGGTGGGTGCCGCGGGCGCCCTCGGCATTCGGGCGGCCCAGGAGCGCATGCGGCGCAACTCCGCGATTCTCAACGAGACGCTGCCGGTCAACTCCAAGTGGTGGCGCGACTATGCCAAGCAGGAGGGTTCCCTGCTCTACGTCGCCATCGGCGACAGCGCCGCACAGGGCATCGGCGCCAGCACCCCCGCACACAGCTACGTGGGCCTCATCGCTGAGCGGATGCGCGAACTCACCGGCCAGAGCCTGCGCGTCGTCAATCTCAGCGTCTCCGGCGCCACAACGGCCCTCGCGGTCGCCGACCAGCTTCCAAAGTTTCGCAAGCTCAAGCCCGACCTGGTGACGGTAGCCATCGGGGCCAACGACATCGTGGAATTCGACGCCGCACTGTTCGAGGCGAACATCCGCGAGGTCTTCGCTACCCTGCCGAAGCACGCGATAGTCGCCGACCTGCCGTGCTTCTACCTTCCCTGGAACGAGCGCAAGGTTGCTGTGGCCAACCGCATCGTGCGCGAGGTGGCCGCCGAGCACGGTCTTGAGGTGGTGCCTCTGCATGAGACGACCAGGCGTCGCGGGTTGCGCGGCATCCTCACCGAGTTCGCCATCGATCTGTTCCACCCGAATGACGGCGGCTACCGGGTGTGGGCATCCGCATTTCTGCCCGCGGTGACCGCGTCGGTCGTTCGGCGAAAAGGCGTCAGGGCATCGACGTCCATGTCGATCCGGCCGCCAGATGAGAGAGCACCCGCGCCCACATCGGCACAATGA
- a CDS encoding site-specific integrase: MGTITAYVTTEGKRYRVNYRKPDHAQTTKRGFRTKRDAELYLASVEVKKATGEFIDPAASRTTIEALGRDWIVQQTHLKPSSLRPVQIAWRLQVEPYWGKHQVGSIRHSDVQAWVSRLTTGDGKTIQPRSATTVLRAYGVLAAILDNATKDRRIPSNPARGIDLPRKIKKPHIYLSHEQVQALADESGKHSTLVLLLAYTGLRWGEATGIRIRNIDTRRRRLNVVENAVSVSGTIHVGTPKSHQSRSVPYPEFLSLPIKELCEQQGDARNRDELLFGDGINHQRQPDARRGWFVYAKRRSGVPTSLTIHDLRHTAASLAISAGANVKAVQRMLGHASAAMTLDTYADLFDDDLDAVAIALNQAKSDSNVVKLWSKDASES, encoded by the coding sequence ATGGGGACTATCACCGCGTACGTCACCACCGAAGGAAAACGGTACCGCGTCAACTACCGAAAGCCAGATCACGCTCAGACCACAAAGCGGGGCTTCAGGACGAAGCGAGACGCGGAGCTCTACCTTGCGTCCGTGGAAGTTAAGAAGGCGACAGGGGAATTCATCGACCCCGCAGCAAGTAGGACGACCATTGAAGCCCTCGGGAGGGACTGGATCGTCCAACAAACGCACCTGAAGCCGTCAAGCCTCCGTCCGGTCCAAATCGCATGGCGACTCCAAGTCGAACCGTACTGGGGAAAACATCAAGTCGGATCTATCCGACACTCGGACGTCCAAGCCTGGGTGTCCCGACTCACAACGGGCGACGGGAAAACGATTCAACCTAGGTCAGCAACCACGGTGCTGCGCGCCTACGGTGTACTTGCCGCAATTCTCGACAACGCCACGAAAGACCGCCGCATACCTTCGAATCCTGCCCGCGGAATTGACCTCCCCCGGAAGATCAAGAAGCCACACATATACCTGAGCCACGAACAGGTGCAAGCATTAGCCGACGAGTCCGGGAAGCACTCCACTCTCGTACTCCTGCTCGCCTATACAGGTCTTCGCTGGGGTGAAGCCACCGGAATCCGCATCCGCAACATCGACACTCGCCGACGACGCCTCAACGTTGTGGAGAATGCCGTCAGCGTGTCCGGCACGATCCACGTCGGCACGCCTAAGTCGCACCAATCGCGCAGCGTCCCCTACCCCGAATTCCTGTCCCTCCCGATCAAGGAACTCTGTGAGCAACAAGGCGATGCTCGCAACCGCGACGAGCTCCTATTCGGAGATGGGATCAACCACCAGCGCCAGCCCGATGCCCGACGCGGCTGGTTCGTGTACGCCAAAAGGCGATCAGGCGTGCCCACGTCGCTCACAATCCACGACCTCAGGCATACCGCCGCGAGCCTTGCCATTTCGGCAGGTGCAAACGTCAAAGCCGTGCAGCGAATGCTCGGACACGCCTCTGCAGCCATGACTCTTGACACATATGCCGATTTATTCGATGACGACCTAGACGCGGTGGCAATCGCGCTCAATCAGGCCAAGTCCGATTCAAATGTGGTCAAATTGTGGTCAAAGGACGCATCAGAGAGTTAA
- a CDS encoding helix-turn-helix domain-containing protein, with product MTNYRSESSIGARIKAARRQRGYRTARELAAAMPGSNVTAATLENIESGRKVELTVSQLLNIARVLNIPPSFLLAPMGTPDAKLDLPNLDDSFEDMSAAEFDSWLTATPMGGYRSAVATERTDIDQLNALRELLALRREARRLQTVLEVQSEAGDPDLQTAAPVTESRLAAVLSEARHLEDLLQAAGWTVEPGSEPGS from the coding sequence ATGACGAATTATCGCTCGGAATCGAGCATTGGCGCACGTATCAAAGCGGCTCGACGGCAACGCGGCTATCGCACCGCGCGCGAACTTGCCGCAGCGATGCCCGGAAGCAACGTCACCGCAGCGACCCTGGAGAACATCGAATCTGGCCGCAAAGTCGAACTCACCGTCAGCCAGCTCCTCAACATCGCCCGAGTACTCAACATCCCGCCCAGCTTTCTTCTCGCCCCCATGGGCACACCCGACGCGAAACTGGACCTGCCCAATCTCGACGACTCGTTCGAAGACATGAGCGCAGCCGAGTTCGACTCCTGGCTCACTGCCACGCCCATGGGCGGCTATCGCTCGGCAGTTGCAACGGAGCGAACTGATATTGATCAACTCAATGCCCTCCGTGAACTCCTCGCACTTCGCCGAGAAGCCCGGCGCCTTCAGACCGTCCTCGAAGTCCAGTCCGAGGCCGGAGACCCAGACCTGCAGACGGCAGCCCCAGTCACGGAGAGCCGCTTAGCCGCCGTCCTATCCGAGGCACGCCACCTCGAAGATCTACTCCAGGCAGCAGGCTGGACCGTTGAGCCAGGCAGCGAACCAGGATCGTAG
- a CDS encoding DUF2637 domain-containing protein: MLWATSVGVCALAAGGFTLSFSALDDLAVASGIDHQLAFLWPLIVDGFIVVATAAAFALRSRGPAVTWYPWLALVLFSAISVVGNSIHAANAARIGVPVPVATVVSAVPAIALLVATHLLVVIVDSRRQPAAGAIGQTVRAATSADQPQRRSGPVAALVRVGEPDVVARLRERRTAGAAITGAVIADLEGVSARTGRRRLEVFREKFPELFETSEGT; encoded by the coding sequence GTGCTGTGGGCAACCAGCGTAGGAGTCTGCGCGCTCGCCGCAGGCGGCTTCACCCTGTCCTTTTCAGCGCTTGATGATTTGGCTGTCGCCTCGGGGATCGATCATCAGTTGGCGTTCTTGTGGCCGTTGATCGTGGACGGGTTCATTGTCGTGGCCACCGCGGCCGCATTCGCCCTGCGCTCTCGAGGCCCTGCCGTGACCTGGTACCCGTGGCTGGCACTGGTTCTGTTCTCGGCCATCAGCGTCGTCGGCAATTCCATCCACGCCGCAAACGCCGCCCGGATCGGCGTGCCGGTCCCGGTCGCAACAGTGGTCTCCGCTGTCCCAGCGATAGCGCTTCTCGTGGCAACCCACCTTTTGGTTGTCATCGTCGATAGCCGCCGCCAGCCCGCAGCGGGGGCGATAGGACAAACGGTGCGTGCGGCAACGTCAGCGGATCAGCCGCAGAGGCGGTCCGGCCCAGTCGCGGCACTTGTCCGTGTCGGCGAGCCGGATGTGGTGGCGCGACTCCGGGAGCGGCGCACGGCAGGTGCCGCGATCACGGGGGCTGTTATTGCCGACCTGGAGGGTGTCTCGGCCCGCACTGGT